One part of the uncultured Bacteroides sp. genome encodes these proteins:
- the rplT gene encoding 50S ribosomal protein L20: MPRSVNHVASKARRKKILNLTKGYFGARKNVWTVAKNTWEKGLTYAFRDRRNKKRNFRALWIQRINAAARLEGMSYSKLMGGLHKAGIEINRKVLADLAVNHPEAFKAVVAKAKAA, from the coding sequence ATGCCAAGATCAGTAAATCATGTTGCTTCAAAAGCAAGAAGAAAGAAAATTTTGAACCTTACCAAAGGTTATTTTGGTGCAAGAAAAAATGTTTGGACCGTTGCTAAGAACACCTGGGAAAAAGGTTTGACTTACGCATTCCGTGACCGTAGAAATAAGAAAAGAAACTTCCGTGCTCTTTGGATTCAGCGTATTAATGCTGCAGCTCGTTTAGAAGGAATGTCTTATTCTAAATTAATGGGCGGCTTACACAAAGCTGGTATCGAAATAAACCGTAAGGTATTAGCAGATTTAGCTGTTAATCATCCAGAAGCTTTCAAAGCTGTGGTTGCTAAAGCAAAAGCTGCTTAA
- a CDS encoding SDR family NAD(P)-dependent oxidoreductase yields MKNRIVFITGSTSGIGEGCARKFASKGSDLILNGRNEDKLLKLKNELESEFGIDVLPLVFDVRDRKAATDTLASLEGKWKNIDVLINNAGLVFGVDKEYQGDLDEWDIMIDTNIRALLSMTRLITPGMVERGRGHIINIGSIAGDAAYPGGSVYCATKAAVKALSDGLRIDLVDTPLRVTNIKPGMVETNFSVVRFRGDKMKADNFYKGIKPLTGTDIAETIYFAASAPEHIQIAEVLIMPTNQATGTISYKKTEA; encoded by the coding sequence ATGAAAAATAGGATTGTTTTTATTACAGGTTCAACCAGTGGAATCGGTGAAGGATGTGCACGCAAATTCGCATCTAAAGGATCTGACTTAATTTTAAATGGGCGTAATGAAGATAAATTACTGAAGCTTAAAAATGAGTTGGAATCGGAATTTGGAATAGATGTTCTTCCACTTGTTTTTGATGTTCGGGACAGGAAAGCTGCAACTGATACATTAGCTTCTCTGGAAGGGAAATGGAAAAATATTGATGTGCTTATTAATAATGCTGGACTTGTTTTTGGAGTTGATAAAGAATATCAGGGTGATCTTGATGAATGGGATATTATGATTGATACTAATATTCGTGCTTTATTGTCAATGACTAGATTAATCACTCCCGGAATGGTGGAACGAGGTAGGGGACATATTATTAATATAGGTTCTATAGCTGGTGATGCAGCTTATCCTGGTGGAAGTGTTTATTGTGCCACTAAGGCTGCAGTAAAAGCGTTGTCTGATGGTTTACGTATTGACTTGGTGGATACTCCTTTAAGAGTAACTAATATTAAACCGGGTATGGTTGAAACGAATTTCTCGGTCGTTCGTTTTCGTGGAGATAAAATGAAAGCTGATAATTTTTATAAGGGAATAAAGCCGCTTACCGGAACAGATATTGCCGAAACTATTTATTTTGCAGCATCTGCCCCTGAGCATATTCAAATTGCTGAAGTTCTCATTATGCCTACCAATCAGGCTACGGGGACTATCTCTTACAAAAAGACAGAAGCATGA
- the rpmI gene encoding 50S ribosomal protein L35 yields MPKMKTNSGSKKRFTLTGTGKIKRKHAFHSHILTKKSKKRKRNLCYSTTVDATNVSQVKSLLAMK; encoded by the coding sequence ATGCCAAAGATGAAGACTAACTCCGGTTCTAAAAAAAGGTTTACCCTTACCGGAACAGGTAAAATCAAAAGAAAGCACGCTTTTCACAGTCATATTTTGACTAAAAAGAGCAAAAAGAGAAAAAGAAACTTGTGTTACTCTACAACAGTTGATGCAACTAATGTAAGCCAGGTTAAGTCTCTTTTAGCAATGAAGTAA
- the ruvX gene encoding Holliday junction resolvase RuvX: MGRILALDYGRKRTGVAVTDILQIIANGLTTVPSHTLPDFLIQYVAKEPVDLILIGLPKQLNNDLSESMNYIRPFVQRLKKILPNIPVEFVDERFTSVLAHRTMLEAGLKKKDRQSKELVDEVSATIILQSYLESRR; the protein is encoded by the coding sequence ATGGGAAGAATATTAGCACTTGATTACGGAAGAAAGCGAACAGGGGTCGCTGTAACTGATATTTTGCAAATTATTGCAAATGGTCTGACGACTGTGCCTAGCCATACATTGCCTGATTTCTTAATACAATATGTAGCTAAAGAACCGGTTGATTTAATATTGATAGGACTTCCAAAGCAACTTAATAATGATTTATCCGAAAGTATGAATTATATTAGACCATTTGTTCAACGGCTAAAAAAAATTCTTCCTAATATACCTGTGGAATTTGTTGATGAACGCTTTACTTCAGTTTTGGCACATCGGACAATGCTTGAAGCTGGATTGAAAAAGAAAGACAGACAAAGTAAAGAGCTTGTTGACGAGGTGAGTGCAACGATTATTTTGCAGTCATATCTTGAAAGTAGAAGATAA
- a CDS encoding tetratricopeptide repeat protein, with product MIKRILIYLLLFPAVVSAQINTERVMAIGRNALYFEDYVLSIQYFNQVVSAKPYLYEPYFFRALAKINLDDFQGAESDCSSAIERNPFVVNAYQIRGLSRIKQQKYDGAIEDYTKALSYDPENVGLWHNLALCKISKDDFKGAETDLSKLISLSPQYTKAYLMRAEVSLKQKDTIKAMSDYDLALSIDKYDADVWSSRAAIKLQQGKYKDAEADYDQATYLNTKNSGNYINRALARFHQNKLQGAMEDYDIALDIDPTNFIGHYNRGLLRARVGDDNRAIEDFNFVIKMESDNMMAIFNRGILRAQTGDYRGAIKDYSAVIKEYPNFLAGYYNRAEAKRKIGDYKGADLDEFKVMKAQLDKRYGLDKGKRAAKSDKTRKKSDKDMENYGKIVVADDSEAEQKYKSEYRGKVQDKNVEIRLEPMFALTYYEKTSEITRNLKYNKFIDDLSNSGTVPKRLLITNMETPLTEKQIKTHFASIDERTTDIVKHPKNAAKRFARSIDFYLVQDFTNAIEDLTQATICDNSFFPAYFNRSLIRWKQLEFEKSEDQNSETAEVQTGLKKVDVRTPEYNIVKSDLDKVIQLAPDFVYAYYNRGNVLCMLKDYRSAIADYDKAISLDPNFAEAYFNRGLTLIFSGNNKKGISDLSKAGELGIVSAYNVIKRFTEQKH from the coding sequence ATGATAAAGAGAATTTTAATATACCTGCTATTATTTCCTGCTGTAGTTTCTGCCCAAATAAACACGGAACGTGTAATGGCAATTGGCCGAAATGCATTATATTTTGAAGACTATGTTCTTTCTATTCAATACTTTAATCAAGTAGTGAGTGCAAAACCATATTTGTATGAGCCATACTTTTTTCGTGCTCTTGCAAAAATAAATTTGGATGATTTTCAAGGAGCGGAGTCAGATTGCTCATCTGCTATAGAACGAAATCCATTTGTGGTTAATGCATATCAAATCAGAGGTCTATCCCGCATAAAGCAGCAAAAGTACGATGGTGCCATAGAAGATTATACTAAAGCGTTGAGTTATGATCCTGAGAATGTAGGTCTTTGGCATAATCTTGCTCTTTGCAAAATATCTAAGGATGATTTTAAGGGAGCAGAAACTGATTTGTCAAAGTTGATATCTCTTTCTCCTCAGTATACAAAAGCTTATTTAATGCGTGCAGAAGTATCTTTAAAACAAAAAGATACAATTAAAGCAATGAGTGATTATGATTTGGCTTTGTCTATTGATAAATATGATGCAGATGTTTGGTCATCACGTGCAGCAATAAAGCTCCAACAAGGAAAATACAAAGATGCAGAAGCTGATTATGATCAGGCAACATATTTGAATACTAAAAATTCCGGAAATTATATAAATAGGGCATTGGCTCGATTCCATCAGAATAAGTTACAAGGAGCAATGGAAGATTATGATATTGCATTAGATATAGATCCAACTAATTTTATAGGACACTATAATCGTGGACTATTACGGGCTCGGGTAGGGGATGATAACAGAGCTATAGAAGATTTTAATTTTGTTATAAAGATGGAATCCGATAATATGATGGCTATTTTTAACCGGGGTATTCTTCGCGCTCAGACAGGAGATTATCGTGGAGCTATCAAAGATTATTCAGCTGTTATTAAAGAGTATCCAAATTTCTTAGCCGGATATTATAATCGGGCGGAAGCTAAAAGGAAAATAGGGGACTATAAAGGGGCGGATTTGGATGAATTCAAAGTTATGAAAGCCCAACTCGATAAAAGATATGGTCTTGATAAAGGAAAGCGAGCAGCGAAGTCTGATAAAACACGTAAGAAATCCGATAAAGATATGGAAAATTACGGAAAGATTGTTGTTGCTGATGATTCAGAAGCTGAACAAAAATATAAGAGCGAATACCGTGGAAAAGTTCAGGATAAGAATGTCGAAATTAGGTTGGAACCTATGTTTGCTTTAACTTATTATGAAAAAACAAGTGAGATAACACGAAATTTAAAATATAACAAATTTATTGATGACCTAAGTAATTCAGGAACTGTTCCTAAGCGACTTTTGATTACTAATATGGAGACACCTCTTACAGAGAAGCAAATTAAAACTCATTTTGCTTCTATTGATGAACGAACAACAGATATTGTAAAACATCCTAAAAATGCAGCAAAACGTTTTGCTCGTTCAATCGATTTTTATTTGGTTCAGGATTTTACAAATGCTATTGAAGATTTAACTCAGGCGACTATTTGCGATAATTCATTTTTTCCAGCTTATTTTAATCGGTCTCTTATACGTTGGAAACAGCTGGAATTTGAAAAGTCCGAAGATCAGAATTCTGAAACAGCAGAAGTACAGACTGGCCTGAAGAAAGTTGATGTACGGACTCCGGAATATAATATAGTTAAATCAGATTTGGATAAGGTTATTCAGTTAGCCCCCGATTTTGTTTATGCATATTATAATCGTGGAAATGTACTTTGTATGCTGAAAGATTATCGTTCGGCAATAGCCGATTATGATAAAGCCATATCGCTTGATCCAAATTTTGCAGAAGCATATTTTAATAGAGGATTAACACTAATCTTCTCCGGGAATAATAAAAAAGGTATTTCAGACCTAAGTAAAGCTGGTGAATTGGGTATTGTATCTGCCTATAATGTCATTAAGCGCTTTACAGAACAAAAACACTAA
- the def gene encoding peptide deformylase, which yields MILPIYVYGQPVLRKVAEDITPDYLNLKELIGNMFDTMHRADGVGLAAPQIGLSIRVVVISLDVLSDEYPEYKDFNKAYINAHILETEGEMVSMEEGCLSLPGIHETVNRANKIHVKYMDENFVEHDEYVEGYLARVMQHEFEHLEGGLFIDNLSPLRKQMIKGKLNAMINGKARCSYKVKTIK from the coding sequence ATGATTTTACCTATTTACGTATATGGCCAACCAGTTTTAAGAAAAGTTGCAGAAGATATAACTCCTGATTATCTGAACTTAAAAGAGCTGATAGGAAATATGTTTGATACAATGCATAGGGCTGATGGTGTAGGTCTTGCTGCTCCGCAGATTGGACTTTCTATCCGTGTTGTGGTGATCAGTCTTGATGTTCTTTCTGATGAATATCCTGAATATAAAGATTTTAATAAAGCTTATATTAATGCCCATATTCTTGAAACTGAGGGCGAAATGGTGTCTATGGAAGAAGGGTGTCTCAGTTTGCCTGGAATTCATGAGACTGTGAATAGAGCAAATAAAATTCATGTGAAATATATGGATGAGAACTTTGTGGAACATGATGAATATGTAGAAGGCTATTTGGCACGCGTAATGCAGCACGAATTTGAACATTTGGAAGGAGGTCTGTTTATTGATAATTTATCTCCTTTGCGTAAACAAATGATTAAAGGCAAATTGAATGCTATGATTAATGGTAAAGCCAGATGCTCATATAAGGTTAAAACAATCAAATAG
- the metQ gene encoding methionine ABC transporter substrate-binding lipoprotein MetQ gives MNRKHFSFIALSAICLFFFASCGGKKKDDPNHIIVGVESGPEYVVAQTAQKVAKEKYGLDVELVQFNDFIMPNTALQQGDIDVNAYQHKLFLDDQVKQRGYKFAVVGRTFIYPLAGYSKKIKSLSELKNGSTIVIPNDITNGGRALLLLQKVGLLKLNDKAGFIPKVVDITENPKSLKIVELEAPQLPRVLEDAEVTIAIINNTFAAQAGLLLKDGLFAEDKDSPYVNLIVSREDNKNADKVKKFVQAFQSDEVAKIAEEVFKGGAIKGW, from the coding sequence ATGAACAGAAAACATTTTTCATTTATAGCACTAAGTGCAATCTGTCTTTTCTTTTTCGCTTCATGCGGAGGAAAAAAGAAGGATGATCCAAACCATATTATAGTGGGTGTAGAATCGGGACCGGAATATGTCGTAGCTCAGACTGCTCAAAAGGTAGCAAAGGAGAAGTACGGATTAGATGTAGAACTAGTTCAGTTCAATGATTTCATTATGCCAAACACTGCACTTCAGCAGGGAGATATTGATGTAAATGCTTATCAGCACAAATTATTCCTGGACGACCAGGTAAAACAACGCGGATATAAGTTTGCCGTTGTGGGTCGCACATTCATATATCCCCTTGCCGGATATTCAAAGAAGATTAAATCGCTGAGTGAATTAAAGAACGGTAGCACCATTGTAATTCCCAACGACATCACTAATGGTGGACGTGCTTTATTGCTACTTCAGAAAGTTGGTTTACTAAAGCTAAATGACAAAGCTGGATTTATTCCCAAAGTAGTTGACATTACAGAAAACCCAAAGAGTTTAAAGATCGTAGAGTTAGAGGCTCCTCAGCTTCCACGAGTATTAGAAGACGCAGAAGTAACCATTGCCATTATTAATAATACATTTGCAGCACAAGCCGGTCTTTTACTCAAGGATGGTTTGTTTGCCGAAGATAAAGATTCTCCTTATGTAAATCTGATTGTTTCCAGAGAAGATAACAAGAATGCCGATAAAGTGAAAAAGTTCGTCCAGGCTTTCCAATCTGATGAGGTTGCCAAGATTGCCGAGGAAGTATTCAAAGGTGGAGCAATAAAAGGCTGGTGA
- the thrS gene encoding threonine--tRNA ligase codes for MIKITFPDGSVREYNEGVNGLQIAESISSRLAQDVVACGVNGETYDLARPINSDASVVLYKWDDVEGKHAFWHTSAHLLAEALQELYPGIQFGIGPAIENGFYYDVDPGEAVIKESDLAAIEAKMAELAAKKEAVVRTEINKADALKMFGERGETYKCELISELEDGTITTYTQGAFTDLCRGPHLMNTEKIKAIKLTSVAGAYWRGREDQKMLTRIYGITFPKKKLLDEYLVILEEAKKRDHRKIGKEMELFMFSEMVGKGLPMWLPKGTALRLRLEDFLKKIQRRFGYQQVMTPHIGNKQLYVTSGHYAKYGKDSFQPINTPEEGEEYLLKPMNCPHHCEIYKWQPRSYKDLPLRFAEFGTVYRYEQSGELHGLTRVRSFTQDDAHIFCRPDQVKDEFLKVMDIIFIIFKSLNFENFEAQISLRDPNNREKYIGSDDNWERSEKAIIEACEEKGLKAKVVLGEAAFYGPKLDFMVRDAIGRKWQLGTIQVDYNLPERFNLEYTGADNQKHRPVMIHRAPFGSMERFVAVLIEHTGGKFPLWLTPDQVAILPISEKFNDYAEKVKQYLDMNDIRAIVDDRNEKIGRKIRDNEMKRIPYMLVVGEKEAENDEVAVRKQGEGDKGTMKFEEFANILTQEVQNMINKW; via the coding sequence ATGATAAAGATTACATTTCCAGATGGCTCTGTTCGTGAATATAATGAAGGAGTCAATGGTCTGCAGATTGCAGAAAGTATAAGTAGCCGATTGGCACAGGATGTTGTAGCTTGTGGTGTAAACGGTGAAACATATGATTTAGCTCGTCCTATTAATTCTGATGCATCGGTTGTTCTATATAAGTGGGATGATGTAGAAGGAAAGCATGCATTCTGGCATACTAGTGCACACTTGCTGGCTGAAGCCTTACAGGAATTATATCCGGGCATACAGTTTGGGATTGGTCCTGCAATAGAAAACGGTTTCTATTATGATGTAGATCCGGGAGAAGCAGTAATCAAAGAAAGTGATCTTGCTGCTATTGAGGCAAAGATGGCAGAACTGGCTGCAAAGAAAGAAGCTGTTGTAAGAACAGAAATTAATAAAGCTGATGCTTTGAAAATGTTCGGTGAAAGAGGGGAAACTTACAAATGTGAGTTAATCTCAGAACTCGAAGATGGAACTATTACTACATATACTCAGGGTGCTTTTACTGATCTTTGCCGCGGTCCTCACTTAATGAATACTGAAAAGATTAAAGCTATCAAGCTAACATCTGTTGCAGGTGCTTATTGGAGAGGTAGAGAAGATCAGAAAATGCTTACTCGTATCTATGGTATTACTTTCCCTAAAAAGAAATTGCTTGATGAATATTTAGTTATACTAGAAGAGGCTAAGAAACGTGACCACCGTAAGATTGGTAAGGAAATGGAATTGTTTATGTTCTCTGAAATGGTAGGGAAAGGACTTCCAATGTGGTTACCAAAAGGAACAGCGCTTCGTCTTCGTCTTGAAGATTTCCTAAAGAAGATTCAACGTCGTTTTGGTTATCAGCAAGTAATGACTCCTCACATTGGTAATAAACAATTATATGTTACTTCTGGTCACTATGCTAAATATGGAAAAGATTCATTCCAACCAATTAACACACCAGAAGAGGGAGAAGAATACTTATTGAAACCAATGAACTGTCCTCACCACTGTGAAATATATAAATGGCAGCCTCGTTCATATAAAGATCTTCCATTAAGATTTGCAGAGTTTGGTACAGTATATCGTTACGAGCAAAGTGGAGAGCTTCACGGATTAACACGTGTACGTAGCTTTACACAAGATGATGCTCATATTTTCTGTAGACCAGATCAGGTTAAGGATGAGTTCTTAAAAGTTATGGATATTATCTTCATTATATTTAAGTCTTTAAACTTTGAGAACTTTGAGGCACAGATTTCACTTCGTGATCCTAACAATCGTGAAAAATATATCGGAAGCGATGATAATTGGGAACGTTCAGAAAAAGCAATTATTGAAGCTTGTGAAGAGAAAGGTCTGAAAGCAAAAGTAGTACTTGGTGAAGCTGCTTTCTATGGTCCTAAGCTTGATTTTATGGTTCGTGATGCTATTGGTCGTAAATGGCAACTTGGAACTATTCAGGTTGACTATAACTTACCGGAAAGATTTAATCTTGAATATACAGGAGCTGATAACCAGAAACATCGTCCTGTAATGATACACCGTGCACCTTTTGGTTCTATGGAACGTTTTGTTGCCGTATTGATTGAACATACCGGCGGTAAATTCCCATTATGGCTAACTCCTGACCAGGTAGCAATTCTTCCTATCAGTGAAAAATTTAATGACTACGCAGAGAAGGTAAAACAATACCTTGATATGAATGATATTCGTGCTATTGTAGATGATAGAAACGAAAAAATTGGTCGTAAAATCCGTGATAATGAGATGAAACGTATCCCTTATATGTTAGTTGTAGGCGAAAAAGAAGCAGAAAATGATGAAGTTGCAGTTCGCAAACAAGGAGAAGGCGATAAAGGAACAATGAAATTTGAAGAATTTGCAAATATTTTGACTCAAGAAGTTCAAAATATGATAAATAAGTGGTAA
- the infC gene encoding translation initiation factor IF-3, with translation MKKEVLKEQHRINEQIRAKEVRLVGDDNIEPKVYPLFQALKMAEDREMDLVEISPNAVPPVCRIIDYSKFIYQLKKRQKEQKAKQVKVNVKEIRFGPQTDDHDYNFKLKHAKGFLEDGDKVKAYVFFKGRSILFKEQGEVLLLRFANDLEDYAKVEQMPMLEGKKMTIFLSPKKKEVKKPVAPKEVKVVKVKVDKPEDTTNEAE, from the coding sequence ATGAAGAAAGAGGTTTTAAAAGAGCAACACCGAATAAATGAGCAGATTCGTGCCAAGGAAGTACGCTTAGTTGGAGATGATAATATCGAACCAAAAGTTTATCCTTTATTCCAGGCATTAAAGATGGCAGAGGATAGAGAAATGGATTTAGTCGAAATTTCTCCAAATGCAGTTCCTCCTGTTTGTAGAATTATTGATTATTCAAAGTTCATTTATCAGTTGAAGAAGCGTCAAAAGGAGCAGAAAGCTAAGCAGGTAAAGGTAAATGTAAAAGAAATACGTTTCGGACCTCAGACTGATGATCATGACTATAACTTTAAGTTGAAGCATGCAAAAGGATTCCTTGAAGATGGTGATAAAGTAAAAGCATATGTTTTCTTTAAGGGGCGTTCAATTCTTTTCAAGGAACAAGGCGAAGTTTTGTTACTTCGTTTTGCAAATGATCTTGAAGATTATGCAAAAGTAGAACAAATGCCTATGCTTGAAGGTAAAAAGATGACTATTTTCTTATCTCCTAAAAAGAAGGAAGTAAAGAAGCCTGTTGCACCAAAAGAAGTTAAAGTTGTTAAAGTAAAGGTTGACAAACCTGAAGATACAACTAATGAAGCAGAATAA
- a CDS encoding SDR family oxidoreductase: MKIGVTGATGQLGRIVVEKLKEKVSAESIVALVRTPDKAAGLGVEARAFDYSKPENLVTSLQGIDHLLLISSSEVGQRTLQHGNVINAAKQAGVKWIVYTSLLHADKSTLSLAEEHLATEAALKASGVSYTVLRNGWYTENYTGSVKGAIAAGAFIGSAGNGKIASAARADYAEAAVAVLTGEDQVGKVYELAGDEAYTLTDLAAEISRQTGKNIPYNNLSEAEYANILKSLGLPEGLAQAIAGWDVGASRDDLFDDTKQLSALIGHPTTSLTKVVADALAE; the protein is encoded by the coding sequence ATGAAAATTGGAGTAACAGGAGCGACAGGACAATTGGGTCGCATTGTAGTAGAAAAATTAAAAGAGAAAGTATCAGCAGAAAGTATTGTAGCTTTAGTACGTACACCGGATAAGGCTGCAGGCTTAGGAGTGGAAGCTCGTGCATTTGATTATAGTAAACCAGAGAATCTGGTAACTTCGTTACAAGGCATTGACCATTTATTACTGATTTCGAGTAGTGAAGTAGGGCAACGTACTTTACAACATGGTAATGTAATTAATGCAGCTAAACAAGCCGGAGTTAAATGGATTGTATATACCAGTCTGCTTCATGCAGATAAATCTACTCTAAGTCTTGCCGAAGAGCATCTAGCAACGGAAGCTGCTCTAAAGGCATCGGGAGTTTCATATACCGTACTACGTAACGGGTGGTATACTGAAAACTATACAGGTTCGGTAAAAGGAGCTATTGCTGCCGGAGCATTTATAGGAAGTGCCGGTAATGGTAAGATAGCTTCTGCTGCTCGTGCAGATTATGCTGAAGCTGCTGTTGCAGTTTTGACGGGTGAAGATCAGGTAGGTAAAGTTTATGAATTGGCGGGAGATGAAGCATACACATTAACAGATTTAGCAGCTGAAATATCTCGCCAGACAGGGAAGAATATTCCATATAACAACTTGTCGGAAGCAGAATATGCTAATATTCTGAAAAGCCTGGGTTTGCCGGAAGGTCTTGCACAAGCTATTGCTGGATGGGATGTTGGTGCCTCTAGAGATGATCTGTTTGATGATACTAAGCAGCTTTCTGCATTAATTGGACATCCTACAACATCTTTGACCAAAGTTGTTGCTGATGCATTAGCAGAATAG
- a CDS encoding HU family DNA-binding protein → MSIQYRLTPMRDNISEKPKQGFYAQVVTKGTIDTRELCKAISEKCSLNVADMKAAIEALAQTIEDKLQDGYNVSIDELGTFSVSAESRTVQDAEEIRGQSIKVKNINFRPSVRLKTTMKTSKFERVPGKK, encoded by the coding sequence ATGAGTATTCAATACAGATTAACGCCCATGCGCGACAACATTAGTGAGAAACCCAAGCAAGGTTTCTATGCTCAAGTGGTTACTAAAGGCACAATCGATACTCGGGAATTGTGTAAGGCAATTTCCGAGAAGTGTTCTTTGAATGTAGCCGATATGAAGGCTGCAATTGAAGCACTTGCGCAAACCATTGAAGATAAGCTTCAGGATGGTTACAATGTTAGCATTGACGAGTTGGGGACTTTCTCTGTTTCGGCCGAATCTCGTACAGTTCAGGATGCTGAGGAGATCAGGGGGCAGTCGATTAAAGTGAAAAATATAAATTTTCGCCCATCTGTCAGACTTAAAACAACGATGAAAACATCAAAGTTTGAGAGAGTGCCTGGAAAGAAATAA
- a CDS encoding SPOR domain-containing protein yields the protein MKKLAVLGTSLCIVLAFTSCKSGESAYKKAYEKAKQQELAQPKVAEPVEVAPVADVPLVETKKATTTTNSARQERLTVQGNGTLLEYSVVCGSFQTKANAEALQEDMIRAGYKAIVAYNPDNNYYRVIISTFADYASATDSKETFKAKYPNRKDFQGAWVLRRVF from the coding sequence ATGAAAAAATTAGCAGTATTAGGAACAAGTTTATGTATTGTTCTGGCGTTTACTTCTTGTAAATCAGGTGAAAGTGCATACAAAAAAGCGTATGAAAAAGCAAAACAACAAGAACTAGCACAACCTAAAGTGGCAGAACCTGTTGAAGTTGCTCCTGTTGCCGATGTTCCATTGGTGGAGACGAAGAAGGCTACAACAACTACAAACAGTGCACGTCAGGAAAGACTAACTGTTCAAGGTAATGGTACGCTACTTGAATATAGCGTTGTTTGCGGAAGTTTTCAGACTAAAGCTAATGCAGAAGCTTTGCAGGAAGATATGATTCGTGCTGGATATAAAGCTATTGTTGCTTATAATCCAGATAATAATTATTATCGTGTTATTATTAGTACTTTTGCTGATTATGCTTCAGCTACAGATTCTAAAGAAACTTTTAAAGCTAAGTATCCTAACAGAAAAGATTTCCAGGGCGCTTGGGTTTTACGTAGAGTATTTTGA
- a CDS encoding helix-turn-helix domain-containing protein: MAKSEKKINCPVTATLEVIGGKWKTIILYSLSSSTKRFGEIAVRIPNISRKVLTEQLKELENNGLILREHYKEIPPRVEYSLTDLGKSLSPVFRELEIWGTENVLNK, from the coding sequence ATGGCAAAATCGGAGAAAAAAATTAATTGTCCTGTCACAGCTACTCTTGAGGTGATAGGTGGAAAGTGGAAAACTATTATTTTATATTCTCTTTCGTCAAGTACAAAACGCTTTGGCGAAATAGCCGTCCGCATACCAAATATCTCACGAAAAGTACTCACGGAACAGCTAAAAGAATTGGAAAATAACGGATTGATTTTACGTGAGCACTACAAGGAAATTCCCCCACGTGTAGAATATTCATTAACCGATCTTGGAAAAAGTCTTTCTCCGGTATTTCGTGAATTAGAGATATGGGGAACTGAAAATGTATTGAATAAATAG
- a CDS encoding lipocalin-like domain-containing protein — translation MKKLLNIISFALLITLVSFCTNDESLLENKWQLRKYVHADGVVQSEDSVFYNFMKESFSAICLLSDGSYTTIFGNYSLNGDELIIKILPESTSGPVYERYINWKDGVRVFKIEELSSSILQLNYNGEKSVFRKY, via the coding sequence ATGAAAAAGTTGCTGAACATAATATCTTTTGCGCTGTTGATTACTTTAGTGTCGTTTTGTACTAATGATGAATCTCTTCTGGAAAATAAATGGCAACTCCGGAAGTATGTACATGCTGATGGAGTGGTGCAAAGTGAAGATAGTGTGTTCTATAATTTTATGAAGGAATCATTTTCGGCTATTTGTTTACTTTCAGATGGAAGTTATACAACCATTTTTGGAAATTACTCTTTAAATGGCGATGAGTTAATTATTAAAATTTTGCCCGAATCAACTAGTGGACCAGTTTATGAGCGATATATAAATTGGAAAGATGGTGTTAGGGTGTTTAAGATAGAGGAACTTTCTTCTTCTATTTTGCAATTAAATTATAATGGAGAAAAATCAGTTTTCAGAAAATATTAA